One window from the genome of Hemitrygon akajei chromosome 4, sHemAka1.3, whole genome shotgun sequence encodes:
- the LOC140726805 gene encoding ras-related protein Rab-39A-like, whose translation MEAIWIYQFRLIVIGDSTVGKSCLLRRFTEGKFNDSSDPTVGVDFFARLVEIEPGKRIKLQLWDTAGQERFRSITRSYYRNSVGGLLIFDVTNRRSFEHVRDWLEEAKMHVQPFKIIFLLVGHKCDLATQRKVSKEEAEKLAAVQGMKYIETSAKDSTNVEESFTVLTQQIYELLKKGNISIQEGWEGVKSGVVPNVVHSSEEAVQPGRRCLC comes from the exons ATGGAAGCTATTTGGATCTATCAGTTCCGTCTGATAGTGATCGGAGACTCGACGGTGGGCAAGTCCTGCCTCCTCCGGAGGTTCACCGAAGGCAAATTCAACGACTCGTCTGACCCCACGGTCGGCGTGGACTTCTTCGCCAGGCTGGTGGAAATCGAGCCGGGGAAGAGGATCAAATTACAGCTGTGGGACACGGCGGGCCAGGAGCGGTTCAG GTCTATAACTCGATCCTATTACCGTAACTCAGTTGGTGGTCTACTTATATTCGACGTTACAAATCGCAGGTCTTTTGAACATGTCCGTGACTGGTTGGAGGAAGCAAAGATGCATGTTCAGCCATTCAAAATCATATTTCTTCTTGTTGGACACAAATGTGACTTGGCAACCCAACGGAAAGTTTCAAAGGAAGAAGCGGAGAAACTTGCCGCTGTGCAGGGTATGAAATACATTGAGACATCTGCAAAAGATTCTACCAATGTGGAGGAGTCTTTCACTGTTCTAACCCAGCAGATATATGAGCTGCTCAAAAAAGGCAACATCTCCATCCAAGAAGGATGGGAAGGTGTTAAGAGTGGTGTGGTTCCTAATGTTGTTCATTCTTCTGAGGAAGCTGTGCAGCCTGGAAGAAGGTGCCTTTGTTAA